A window of the Anaerolineae bacterium genome harbors these coding sequences:
- a CDS encoding amidohydrolase, translated as MASYAIAEAVRHGLPLNDLCRVVDLHAHAGPHHNFAILGSDADSMVRLMDRMGVEALVVAPHLSIGPSRTEGNDLALDLVRRYPGRFFGYAVPYPHEPDTVRDELNRALDAGLVAIKLHPSMHNYRATDPGYQVAWEIARERNTFILTHTWKGDQYCTPDMLSALAREFPSVPVLMGHSGGVPAGFPEFISLARSHPNLYLDTTGSYVTGAWVRRMVAEVGPEKVVYGSDMPFIDPRYGLGKVALSGLEDDDLERIMSQNGSRLLAAAGAHLS; from the coding sequence ATGGCAAGCTACGCTATCGCCGAGGCCGTTCGCCATGGCTTACCGCTCAATGACCTGTGCCGAGTGGTAGACCTGCACGCCCACGCCGGCCCCCACCACAACTTCGCCATCCTGGGCAGCGACGCCGACAGCATGGTGCGCCTTATGGACCGCATGGGGGTAGAAGCACTGGTGGTAGCCCCGCATCTGTCCATCGGGCCGTCCAGGACCGAGGGCAACGACCTGGCCCTCGATTTGGTGCGCCGCTACCCGGGCCGCTTCTTCGGCTACGCTGTCCCCTACCCCCACGAGCCCGACACCGTTCGGGACGAGCTCAATCGCGCTCTGGATGCCGGGCTGGTGGCGATCAAGCTGCACCCGAGCATGCACAACTATCGGGCCACTGACCCGGGCTACCAGGTGGCGTGGGAGATCGCCCGCGAGCGCAACACCTTCATCCTCACTCATACCTGGAAGGGCGACCAGTACTGCACCCCCGACATGCTGAGCGCGCTGGCCAGAGAGTTCCCCTCTGTGCCCGTTCTCATGGGGCACTCCGGCGGAGTCCCGGCGGGATTCCCCGAGTTCATCTCCCTCGCCCGATCGCATCCCAACCTCTACCTGGACACCACCGGGTCCTACGTCACCGGCGCCTGGGTGAGGCGGATGGTAGCGGAAGTGGGGCCGGAGAAGGTGGTCTACGGAAGCGACATGCCCTTCATAGACCCTCGATACGGCCTAGGCAAGGTGGCTTTATCCGGGCTGGAGGACGATGACCTGGAACGCATCATGAGCCAGAACGGCAGTCGGTTGCTCGCGGCCGCCGGGGCGCACCTGTCATGA
- a CDS encoding hydroxyacid dehydrogenase, with the protein MPQPIVLLYEPIHEEGMKVLRQMAQPRLASGTDLDAVLSQVRDAEGIIIRALGRVGPEVMDAAPRLKVVGRHGVGVDNVDIDAATERGIWVVNTPDAVTQPVAEHVVGMMIALIRRFRESDRAVRAGDWFFREQLSGFELPGKTLGVVGMGRIGYRTAQICRLGFGMEIVYCDVVPSPRAEMELSARRLDLIPLLEASDVVTLHTPYLPETHYLINRETIRHMRSTAFLINASRGKVVEQAALVRALEEGWIAGAGLDVFEEEPVPADNPLLKFDNVLLTPHAATSTKEALIGMSLVAKDVVAVLQGHEPRHYVNRPPHPRR; encoded by the coding sequence GTGCCTCAACCGATAGTGCTGCTCTACGAGCCCATCCACGAAGAGGGCATGAAAGTTCTGCGCCAGATGGCCCAGCCCCGCCTGGCCAGTGGCACCGACCTGGACGCCGTTCTCTCGCAGGTCCGCGACGCGGAGGGGATCATCATCCGCGCCCTGGGCCGGGTGGGGCCCGAGGTGATGGACGCCGCTCCTCGCCTCAAGGTCGTGGGCCGGCATGGCGTGGGAGTGGACAACGTCGACATTGACGCCGCCACCGAGAGAGGAATCTGGGTGGTAAACACCCCCGACGCCGTCACCCAGCCGGTGGCGGAGCACGTGGTAGGTATGATGATTGCCTTGATCCGCCGCTTCCGCGAATCCGATCGCGCGGTCCGCGCGGGGGACTGGTTCTTCCGCGAGCAGCTCTCTGGCTTCGAGTTGCCGGGCAAGACCCTGGGAGTGGTGGGCATGGGGCGCATCGGCTACCGGACCGCGCAGATCTGCCGGCTGGGCTTTGGCATGGAGATCGTCTATTGCGACGTCGTACCCTCGCCGCGAGCCGAGATGGAGCTAAGTGCGAGGCGGCTGGATCTCATCCCTCTTCTCGAGGCAAGCGATGTGGTTACCCTGCACACCCCTTACCTCCCCGAGACGCATTACCTCATCAACCGCGAGACTATCCGGCACATGAGGTCAACCGCCTTCCTCATCAACGCCTCGCGCGGCAAGGTAGTGGAGCAGGCTGCCTTGGTGCGCGCCCTGGAGGAAGGGTGGATCGCCGGGGCAGGACTGGATGTCTTCGAAGAGGAGCCCGTCCCCGCAGATAACCCTCTGCTGAAGTTCGACAACGTCCTGCTCACCCCTCACGCAGCTACCTCCACAAAGGAGGCGCTGATCGGGATGTCCCTGGTAGCCAAGGACGTGGTGGCCGTCTTGCAGGGGCAC